The sequence CGATCGATCAGCACATTCTCGGCTTTGATGTCGCGGTGCACCACGCCCTGCGCGTGCGCATAGGCGAGGGCCTCGGCGAGCTGTCGCACCATCGGCATGAGGGCGCCGGTCGTCAGCGGCCCGTCACGCGCGATCCGCTCGGCGAGCGACTCACCATCGACGAGCCCCATGACGAAGTACACCACCCCGTCGTGCTCGGCCCCCTGGTAAATGGGCACGATGTTGGGGTGCGACAGCGAACCGGCCGTACGCGCTTCGCGCAGGAACCGCGCGCGCACGGTCGCATCATTCGCGAGGTGTGGCGGCAAGGTCTTGATGGCCACCGCGCGCTCGAGGCGCTCGTCGATGGCGTGGTACACCACGCCCATCCCACCACGCCCGATTTCGCGCACCAGGCGAAATTCTCCCGCCACCGCGCGCAGCAGCGCGGCGGTGGTCGGGTCGTCGGGGCGCAGGTCCTGACTCAGCGGAGTCGGCTCAGCAGTGTGTCTCGAACGCCTGCTGGAGGTCGGCCGCGATCTCCTGCGCGCTCCGCCCTTCGATCTGCCGCCGCTCGAGCATGAACACCACATCGCCGTCCTTCATGAGCGCGATGCTCGGCGAGCTCGGCGCATAACCGGTGAAGTACTCACGCGCGCGCTGCGTCGCCTCCACATCCTGGCCGGCAAACACGGTGGTGGAGCGCTGCGGCTTCTTGGTATGGCTGAGCGCCATCGCGACGGCCGGGCGGGCGTTGCGCGCCGCGCAGCCGCAGACGGAGTTCACCACGACCAGCGTGGTGCCGCTCGCCGGCAGCGTCGCATCGACCGCTTCGGCCGTGCGCAGCTCTTCCACGCCCAGGCGCGTGAGCTCCTGACGCATGGGGATCAACAGCTGTTCGGGATACATCATATCGCGATCCTCTGAGTGAGACTCAGTAATCCGGAATGTCTTCGCGCGGCTCCCGCACGAGGGCGAGAATCGCCGCCTGCGGCACCACGAGATACTGCTCGTTTTCGAACGTGATTTCGACCGCGGCCTTGCGGAAGAAGAGCGCGTAGTCGCCCACCTGCGCCTGCATCGGCACGTAGCGCGCTTCGCGCCCCGACGCGCCACCGATGCGCCACGGCTCGTCGCCCTGATCGGCAAGATCGGGCAGCGCGAGCCCCGGGCCGGTGGAGACGATCTCCCCGCCCTGCACCGCCTGATTGTCGACGGCCGTGGGCGGCAGATAGAGCCCGACCTTCGACCGCTGTTCGCCATCCTCGATTTTCACGAGGACGCGGTCGCCCACCACAATGAGACGTTTGTTCTTGCTCATACCCGACAATTTAGGGGGGTGGGAAGGGCCCGGGCCCGCTATCCGCGCGTTTTCCGACTGCCCAGCCGACTCGCCGCCGCCTCGGCCGCCCGGACACCGTGCCACTGCGCCTCCTCGAACAGGCTGAAGCCACTCAGATCGGCGTGGGCCACGAGCAGCCCCGGCGCCGGCTGCCAGCGGGCCAGCGCCTCGGTCCGTGACAGCAGCCCGGGGGTCGGGCGCGCCATCGCATGCCCCCAGCGCATCACATCGATCCGGGCGACACAACTGGCAATGTCCGGATGGGCGCGCGCGAGATCGGCCACGATCTGGTCGCGCCAATCGCTCCAGGGGCGCGCCTGAAGCCACCGCCGCGCCTCCGTGGCTGGGCGATCCACGACGGCGTGATACCAGGTCCACACCGTGGGGAGCGACTCCGCGCCGAGGTGCTGATGCGCCGCGTTCACGTAGCCCAGCGACGGGCTGTCGTAGAGGACGTTGTCCCAGGCCAGCGGCGATCCCCGCTGCGCCGGCAGCCGATCGAGGACGAGGTTGGCGACCACCCACGGCGCGTACTCGAGCGCCACCGGGACCGTGATGTCGGGCGCGACGCGCGGCAGCACGAACAGGGGCGCGCTCCAGATCACAACCTCGGCGTCGAGTCGTACGGTCGGCGTGTCCACGACCCAGCGGGATCCACGTCGCGCGAGGCGAAGAGCGGGCGCATTGGTCAGCAGCCGCGCGCCGTCATCGGCGGCGCGCCGGGCGACAACCCGCCGCGTGAGCTGCTGGGCGATCCAGTCGTTGCCTTCGGGCCAGGTGAGAGGCCCCTGCTCGTCCGCCTCGCGGGCGGCAAAGTAGTGCACGGCCGCCCACGCGCTCGCCTGCGTGAGCGACGCCCCATAGTCGTCGCGGGTGCCGTACTCCACCCACCACCGCAGCGCCTTCGAGGTGAACCCCTGCTGCGTCAGCCAGGCGTCGGCGGTCTGCGCGTCGAGCTGCTCGACACGCTGGCGTACCGTCGCCAATGCGGCCCGCCGCCGTTCATGCGCCGGGGCACTGGGCACCGCGAACGCGCGGGTCGCCCGAAACTCGGCGATGCGCTCGGCGAAGCGGGTGAACTGCGCGCGCTCAGCCGGTGGCAGCGCATCGAACGGCTCGAGCCCCTCGTGCCAGCGGCCGTGCTGAAAGATCCGCTCCTGCGGGGTGTGACAGAGCGTACGCTCGTCGAAGCGCCCGTCGGCCCCCAACACGCCGAGATCACGCAGCAGGGCGCGCACGTACGTGGCATCGGCCGCCGGCACCGGCAGATAGTGCGCGCCCCACGGGGCGGCCTGTCCGATGGACGGGTAATAGGCAGCCTGCGCATTGCCACCCGTACGCGCGCCCAGCTCGCACACCACCCAGTCGTGCACGCCCAGGGCGTCGAGCTGCCAGCCCGCGGAGAGGCCGCCGATGCCGCCGCCTACAATGGCCACCGAGACGCGCCGGGTCGGTCGCGATGCCGGGAGCGTGGCCTTCCCGTCGCGCAGGGCATGCCCCGCGGTGCTGTGGTCCTCCGCGAACCCGCCGCGGATTACACGTCCCTTCGCGGAGAGCCCCGCCAGCGCGGGCGCCGCCATCGGCATGGCCGCCAGCGCCGCCAGCTGGCGCAGCGCATCCCGTCGCGACGTCACCGACGGTTCACCGGTTGATCGCGTCGAACTCGTGCTCGTAGTAGCGCACGAGCACCTGATCGTTCAGGCGATTGGGTTCGGCCGGAATGCGCTGGAGGTCGGCAGGAAAATCAAAGAGCGACGGCAAGGTGGCCACCGTGAGATAGCGCAGCCCCGTGGGGAGGGTGCGCGGCGGCGCATAACTCGCTTCGCCGGCAATCACGAAGCCCCAGTCGCCGAAGCTCGGCACATAGACGTGATACGGCCACGTGCGGAGCCCGGCGCCTTCGAGCGTGGCCACGATGCTCCAGTAGCTCTGCCGCGCGAACATCGGCGACGTGCTCTGCACCACCAGAAACGCGCCCGGCGCGAGATGCTGCTTGACCAGTCGATAGAACGCACTCGTGTACAGCTTCCCGACGTGGTAGTTGGACGGATCGGGGAAATCGATCACCACGAAGTCAAACTGGGTGGCGTGCGTATCGAGCCAGGTGAACGCATCGGCATTCACCACGGTCACGCGCCTGTCGGTCAGTGAGCCGGCGTTGAGCTCAGTCAGGCGTGGATGCGTGCGAAAGAGCTGCGTCATCCCTTCGTCGAGGTCCACCAGCGTGACCTGCTGCACCTCGGGGTACTTGAGGATCTCCCGCACCGCGAGTCCGTCGCCGCCGCCAAGCACCAGCACCCGCCCACGGGTTGTGGCCGCACTCAACCCGGGGTGGACGAGCGACTCGTGGTAGCGATACTCGTCGCGCGAGGCGAACTGGAGATGCCCATTGAGATAGAGCCGAAGATCGTCTTTCCAGCTCGTCAGCACGATGCGCTGATACCGTGTGTCCTTCGCGAGGATGATGGGATCGGCATACATCCCTTCCTCGGCGAGTGTCGTGATCGCCTGCCCCTTCCAGAGCCCGGCGCAAAGCACCACCAGCGCCAATACGCCGGTGGCCTGGAGTGCGCGGCGACGCGGCAGCACATCGCGGAAGAGCCACGTGCTCCAGAGCCCCACCGCCACGTTGATCACCCCGAAGAGGAGCGCCGAGCGCACCAGCCCGAGGCGCGGCACGAGCAGCAGGGGAAAGAGCAGCGAGGCGAACAGCGCGCCGATATAGTCGAACGTGAGCACGTTCGACACCACATCCTTGAAGCTGAAGCGGTCCTTGAGAATGCGCATGAGCAGCGGGATCTCGAGGCCGACCAGGACGCCGATCAGGATGACCAGCGTGTACAGCGTGGGGCGAAACGCTTCGGTGTAGGCAAAGGCGAGAAAGAGCACGAGGCTCGACAACCCACCCACCACGCCCACGAGTAACTCCACCACGACAAAGCGCGTGACCACACCGCGCGTGACGAACCGGGAAAGCCAGCTCCCGATGCCCATGGCAAAGAGATAGGTGCCGATGATCGTGCTGAACTGCGTCACGCTGTCGCCCAGCAGGTAGCTGGCGAGCGCGCCAGCGACGAGCTCGTAGATGAGCCCGCAGGCGGCGATCAGACAGACGGAAATGAACAGCGCAATCGGCACGGGGCCGAACTCCGGCTCAGTGGATAGCGGCGGCGACGATGATGCCGAGCGCGATGGCGACCGACCCCATCAGGATGGCGGCGGCCGTGTTCTTCTTTTCGCTGATCTCATCCCAGAGCTTGCCGGGGGTGAGCAGATCGATGATGAAGAACGCCACGACGAAGAGCACGATGCCCAGCGCGGCGAAGACCGCCGACCCGGAGACGTTGTTGAGGAGCGATTCAGTCATGCAGTGGCCTCACTTGCCGCGGAGCACACGCCCCGGTGAGTAGTACGACGGACGATAGGAACCCGGATTGTTGCGAACGGAACGTGGATTGGTTTTGGCTTCGGTCACCGTGGTGAACGACCAGCCAGTATACTGGGCGTAGCCGAGCATCCCGAGCACGGCGATGGCCCAGAGGGTGTAGAGCTTTACCACGCGGCACACTCCGGCAGGCGGCTATTCGTCGTCATCACTGTCTCCCGAGCTGGCGGGGGCGTGATCGCTCTCGGCCCATCGGCGCCCTTCGAAGCCGGCCGACGGCAGCAGCGCGAGGATCGTGGGCACGAGCAACACGAGAAAGGCGAGCCCATAGAGCAGGTAGTACGGCTGATCACGGCGCACCTCGACGCGATACGGGATCGGACCACGCCCCGGCTCCCCGCCTTCCGGCTGAATACGCAGGAAGTAGCGGCCGGCCGGCACGTTCGAGAGGCGCAGCGTTTCGCTGCGGCCGCCCTCACTCCAACTGCCATCGCTGTCGGTGCCGTGGTAGTAGCTGATCTGCCGACCCGCCTCGCGCGTCTCACCGGTCGCTTCGTTGATGAGGGCGAGATTGACGTACATCCAGTCGTTCTCGAGCGGCGCCGACAGCGCGATCGCCAGGGATGACGGCCGGCCGTCGAGTTGGAAGGGCTCGGTCACGAAGGCGTCGCCGGTCGGTTCGTTGTCGCCAGCCGCCGCTTCGGGCGCCAGCAGCTGTGGGCGGGCGCGCGCAAACTCGTAGGTGTGGTTGAACACCACCCGGTCACTGGCGAACGCCGCGTTCAGCACCAGCATCCCGATCAGCACCAGCATGGCGATGCCGAAGACGCCGAACATTCGCTTCGGCAGATCGGTATACGGATTGGGCTGATTGGCAAACACGCCGCGCGGCGACGGCAGGCTCTTGAGCCCGAACGCCTTCGCAATGACCTCGGGGGGCGTGTACGTCCCGAGCGACCAGGTGACTTCGTTGTCCGACGCTTCGGCGCTCAGGATGTACGGTGGCGCCACGAAATCGCGCGCGATGATGCGATCACCGTAGCGCAGTTCCCACGGGAACTCACCGAGGGCGTGCGTGGTGTAGGCGCTGGCCGTCTGGAAGTGCTTGAAGGTGAGCCCATCAAAGGTGGCCGTGGGGCGCTCGCCCCCGGTTTCATCTTCCGCGCGGCGATGCTGCTTCTCGATGACGTTCCAGTGCCCCTCGTACTCCGAGAGATAGAAGAAGCCGCGGTAGGGATTGAAGCAGACGTATTCATCCCACGAATACGCCGTGCCTTCCACCGAGATCTCGACGCGCTGAAAGCCGATGACATCCCAGCGTACACCCTTCCAGGTCCCCCGCGTGCCGATCGGGATCTTGGGGAGCCGCTCCACCGCTTCGCCGCGGCGCAGCAGCGCGAGGTTGGGATCGGTGGCATCGAGCAGCGCGCCGCACTGACCGCAGGCGACGGTGACGGCCCACCCCTGCGCGTGCATCTCGATCGACGCGCCGCACCCCTGACAGGTGAAGCCAGTGGCCTGTGGCGCCATGGAGGTGCTCATGCGGGCGGCCCCCAGCCGTCGAACTCGCGCACGTGGCGAAGCGCGAGGTCGTCAAAGCGCACGTATTCCCCCACGAACACGAGGGGCGGTTCTTCGGTACCGTCCACCGTGGCGAAGCGCCCGTCCGGCGACTGGAAGTCCACGAAGCGACAGCGGCGCTTGTCCCACGACGTGAACGGCAGGTCGCCTTCCGTGCCGATGTACGCGGCATCGACAAAGCCCGCCACTTCGTACTCGCGCGCCATGAACTTCTGACGGTCACCGACGCGCAGACGGTCGAGATCCACTCCGCCACCGGGGAGCGGCGCGGCCACGGTCATCGTGTATTCGAGCTGCGCATCCGCGAGCCACGCACTCGAGCCATCGGCCAGAACACAGTGCCACTCGTTCCACCGACCGCGCGGCCACTGGTACGTGATGCGCCCGACCACGGTGAAGCGTTGCTGTTTCCAGGTGCCTTCGGTCCCGATCTGAATGGGAGAGCCGGTGGCCGGGAAGCTGGCCTGCCGACCCACCAGCTCCAGACCGATATCGGTGCGGACCAGCACCGAGCGGCAATACTCGCAGGTGGTCTGCACCGCCTGCGCCCAGCGAAAGCGCACGGTGGCCCCACAGTTCGGGCAGCTCATGCTGTTGGCGGGCGCCGTCATGCGCCGGTCTCCGCCGGCGCCGGCGCGTATTCACGCGGCAGCACGCGCACCTGGACGTCGGACGCACCGAGCAGCGCCGCCAACCGCGCGCGCCACGCCCACGACGGGCGGGGCGTGCAGCAGAAGAGATTGAAGCACGCCGACGCATGCTCCGGAAACGTGTGCACCGTGAGATGCGACTCGGCGAGCATCTGCATGCCGGTCAGGCCACCGGGATGCGGGAAGCGATGCCACACGGCATCGCCCACCGGATGGAGCGCCAGCTCCTGCACGGCCGCCGAGAAGACGGCCTGCAACGCCGCAACGTCGCGCAGGCGTTCGGGATCACACCCGAACGCCTCCACGATCCATTCGCTGCCGGTGCGGGAATTGGAGGGGAGCACCGCCTACGAGCGATTTATGACTGCGCGGTGCCGCACGCCGAACAGAACTTCGCGATGCTCGGCAGCTTGGTGCCACAGTTGATGCAGAACTTGCTCTCGGCGCTCGGCGCGACCGGCGGCGCCATCCGCTCGGGCGGCTGCGCCACACCGGGCGACTGCGGAGCCCCCGCGGCGCCGGCGAGTGCATTGGTGATCGCACCACCGAGGCCGACACCCGCGCCCAGACCAGCCGCCAATCCGGCGATGCCGCCTTCGTTGGCCGCCGCGATGGGAATGGACTGCGCCGCCTGAAACGCCGTGTACGTCCGCATGTCCCCGATGATGTTCATCGAGATGCGTTCATCGAGACGCTTCTGCAGCTCGTCGGGGAGCGACAGGTTCTCAACGGTGAACGTGTCGAGCGTCAGCCCGAACTGGGCAAACGCCGGCTGCACCGCCGCGGCGATCTGCGTGGCGAGCTGCGCCTGATTCGCCGCCATGTCGAGGAATGGCACGTTCGCCGCGGCAAAGGCGCTCGTGAAGCCACTCAGAATGGCATTCCGAAGCTGCGGCTCGATCTGCGCGACCGTGTACTCGGCGTCGGTGGCGCCCACCGTCTGCTGAAAGACCGCCGGGTTGCTCACCTTGAAGGCGTACATGCCGAACGCGCGCAGGCGCACCGCCCCGAATTCCTTGTCGCGAATCGTGATGGGCTGCTGCGTCCCCCACTTCTGCCCCGTCTGCGTGCGGGTGGAGAAGAAGTAGACGTCGCTCTTGAACGGGGACTCGAACATCTTGTCCCAGTTCATCAGGTTCGTGAGCAACGGCAGGTTCTGCGTGATCAGCGTATGCAGCCCGGGCCCGAAGGCGTCGGCCGCACGCCCTTCGTTTACGAAGAGCGCGAGCTGCGATTCGCGCACGGTGAGCTGCGCGCCGCTCTGGATCTCCATGTCCCGCATGGGAAAGCGGTACATGAGCACCCCGGGACCCGATTCGGTCCACTGGATGACGTCAATGAATTGCTTACGGAGGAAATCGCCCAACGACACGGTTGGCTCCTAGCGGACAAGGTGAAAGGTGGTCTGGCGTCCATACGCCCAACGCACCCTTCCGGTTGCATCAATGATCACATCTTCTTCCTGCATCGAGCGCACCGGCTGGTTTCCCCATTCTGGCACCTTGGTGGTGGCCTGAAGCTCGATGGAGTACCACATCCCCGGGATGATCGTGTGGTCGCCGCGCCCCGGCACCCCCTCTTGGTAGTCCCACAACCCGATGAGGGCGCCGGCCCCGTGGCCGTTGAGTCCGATGGGGTGGGAGTACACGGTGCCATCGATCCCCTCCTCCTTCATGCGGCGGAGCGCCGAGGCGAGCACCTGGTTGCCGGTCCGGCCGGGCTTGAGCTCCTCGACCGTGATGTCCTGCAGCCGATTGGAGTTGGCGAGCGCCTTCTTGAAGCCGGCGGGGATATCCGTTTCGCCGGCCTTGAGCACGTAGCCCATGTGCTGCGTGTCGGTGTTGAGCCCCAGCGCTGTGATGCCGAAGTCGCAGTGCAGCACGTCGCCGCGCAGGATCGTGGGGTTCACGCCCACGAGTTCCTTGCTGTCGAGCGGGCGCTGGACTTCCACGCTCGGGTGGAACCAGGTGCCCAGCCCGAGGTCGTTCACGCGCTGGCGCATCCACCACACCACGTCATCGGCCGTGGTCACGCCCGGCTTGATGACCTTGTTGGAGAAGGCCTCCGTGATGATGGCCCAGGCGAGCGCGTTCAGGTCCTTGTAGAAGGCCTCCTCATCGGGCGAGCGCGCCGCGATGAGATCCACGGCGAGCGCTTCGGCATTGACGACCTTGGCCGCCAGCGCCGGACCCAGCGCCTCGAGCATCCCTTCCTTCTCGCCGCTCGACAGGCCGTCGGCGAACGCGAAGGTGCGCGACGTGTTGATCGCGATCTTGCGGGGGCTGCGCTCCTCGATGACCTGCTTGAGCACAGACCACTGTTCGTCACCCCAGAGTTCGGCGGTGCGATCGGTGCTGCGGCTGCCGGCGGCCGGCGCCGCGACCGCCTTGGTGCTGCGTACCGCCTTGAAGACGTTCCCCTGACTCGTGCCACCGAGGGCAAGCCGCTCGATGCCCTTGTCGCCGCCGCGGTCGTAGAAGACGTAGATCGTGCGGCGGCGCGCGGCGAACGTGGTGGGCGACGTCAGCGCGCGGAAGACCGGATCTTCGTTGTACTCGCGCATCGGCACCACCCACATATCCACGCCCTGTCGCCGCATCAGCCTGGGGAGGACCGAATCCATGCGGAACTCGAGCCACTTCTGCATGCGGAACGCCTGATCGCGGAGCGTGCCGAATGGGCGCAACGTGTCGGCCGCAGTGGACCCTGAGGTACGGGTCCCCTTGGTGGCCGGAAAGGCGATGGGCTGGGCGGCGGCGGGCGCGGCACTCAGCGCGAGGAGCAGGAGGAGGGCGGGTCGCATGGGCACTACGTTAGCGCCCCGCGACCTCGTCCGAAACGACCGGCGGGCGTCGCAGGACAAGCACGAGTGCCGGCAGGTAGACGCCGACCAACACATACCATTCGGCTTTCGCGACATAGAAATCCGCCCCACCAAGCCCGGCGTACCAGGCGAGCCAGGCGAGGAGCGCGGCGAAGGCCATGCCGGCCGCCTGCGTGCGCGAGCGCGCGAGCAGAAAGAGCGGCAGCTGGTCGGCGAAGTACAGCAACTGCGGCACGGCCGCCATCCCGAGCAGCAAGCGGGCATCGCGCGAGCGCCAGCGCAGCAGCGCCAACCAGAGCCACGCGCCGCGCCACGAGAACAGTGGGGCCGGATGTTTCTCGAGCGTCCCGAGGTTGTGCAGCCACTCGGCGGGCCAGTGCGGCAGGATCAGCAGTGAGAGCGCCCCCACCGCGGTGGCCATGGCAACGGCGCGCCACGACGGGCGCCAGACAAAAAGTGCGGCGCCGAGGTTCGGCTTGACCGCGAGCAGCGCGCCGAGCCACGGGATGGCCACGCCGAGGATCACCGCAGGGGACCATTGCCCCAGCTCGATGACCATCAGAAAGCTGGGGGTGGCGAAGAGCCACAGCGTCCACCACGCCGACGCCGTGAGCCACCAGGCGAGTACGGCACTGCTCGCGCCGATGAGGAGGCCGGCCGCCAGCGGCAGAGGGATCGACGCCACGGGCGCGGCGACCAGCAGGGCGGGCAGCGGATAGTAGAGCGGCTCCGCAAAGGGCCAGAGCGCACTGCGCGGGGGCACGGTGTACGGATCGGTCCCCGACAGCAGCAGCTGTGCACCGATATGCCATGCCCGGAAGTCACTGGCGCCACCGCGCGCGGCATACGCCGCCGCCACCCCACTCGCGAGCCCGATCAGGAGCGCCACCACCACGCGGGCGCGTGGCGTCGGCGCGCGCGCGGGCGCCTCGTCAGGGGCTGGCGTCAGCGACCCGTCGGCCGTCGCCACCTCAGGCGACAGAGTGATGCTGATGCCCGTCGCGCTTGTCCACCGCGCGGCGTACCAGCTGCACCACCAGCGCGAGGACGGCGGCGAAGAGCACCATCACGAGCCCGCGCTGCCAGAGCGTCTGTCCGGCCATCGGCCACCAGTCCGCCCACGTCGCGAGACGCGAGCCCATGCGCTCGCGCTGAAACACGATGAGCACCGAGCTCATGCCGAGCTCGACCATCACTTCGATCACGAGGAACGCGAGGACCCGCAGCGGCCACCGGCGCACCGGGAAGTTGCCCAGATGCCACGTGAGCATGCCGCAGAGAAAGAGCAGCCCGGTGGTCACCCCGACAACGAACAGCCACCACTGATCCGGGATCAGCACCACGGCGCGCCACAGCCGCAGCACGATCCCCGTGATACC is a genomic window of Gemmatimonadaceae bacterium containing:
- a CDS encoding BrxA/BrxB family bacilliredoxin; this translates as MYPEQLLIPMRQELTRLGVEELRTAEAVDATLPASGTTLVVVNSVCGCAARNARPAVAMALSHTKKPQRSTTVFAGQDVEATQRAREYFTGYAPSSPSIALMKDGDVVFMLERRQIEGRSAQEIAADLQQAFETHC
- a CDS encoding co-chaperone GroES family protein, which produces MSKNKRLIVVGDRVLVKIEDGEQRSKVGLYLPPTAVDNQAVQGGEIVSTGPGLALPDLADQGDEPWRIGGASGREARYVPMQAQVGDYALFFRKAAVEITFENEQYLVVPQAAILALVREPREDIPDY
- a CDS encoding FAD-dependent oxidoreductase, which gives rise to MTSRRDALRQLAALAAMPMAAPALAGLSAKGRVIRGGFAEDHSTAGHALRDGKATLPASRPTRRVSVAIVGGGIGGLSAGWQLDALGVHDWVVCELGARTGGNAQAAYYPSIGQAAPWGAHYLPVPAADATYVRALLRDLGVLGADGRFDERTLCHTPQERIFQHGRWHEGLEPFDALPPAERAQFTRFAERIAEFRATRAFAVPSAPAHERRRAALATVRQRVEQLDAQTADAWLTQQGFTSKALRWWVEYGTRDDYGASLTQASAWAAVHYFAAREADEQGPLTWPEGNDWIAQQLTRRVVARRAADDGARLLTNAPALRLARRGSRWVVDTPTVRLDAEVVIWSAPLFVLPRVAPDITVPVALEYAPWVVANLVLDRLPAQRGSPLAWDNVLYDSPSLGYVNAAHQHLGAESLPTVWTWYHAVVDRPATEARRWLQARPWSDWRDQIVADLARAHPDIASCVARIDVMRWGHAMARPTPGLLSRTEALARWQPAPGLLVAHADLSGFSLFEEAQWHGVRAAEAAASRLGSRKTRG
- a CDS encoding polyamine aminopropyltransferase, with amino-acid sequence MPIALFISVCLIAACGLIYELVAGALASYLLGDSVTQFSTIIGTYLFAMGIGSWLSRFVTRGVVTRFVVVELLVGVVGGLSSLVLFLAFAYTEAFRPTLYTLVILIGVLVGLEIPLLMRILKDRFSFKDVVSNVLTFDYIGALFASLLFPLLLVPRLGLVRSALLFGVINVAVGLWSTWLFRDVLPRRRALQATGVLALVVLCAGLWKGQAITTLAEEGMYADPIILAKDTRYQRIVLTSWKDDLRLYLNGHLQFASRDEYRYHESLVHPGLSAATTRGRVLVLGGGDGLAVREILKYPEVQQVTLVDLDEGMTQLFRTHPRLTELNAGSLTDRRVTVVNADAFTWLDTHATQFDFVVIDFPDPSNYHVGKLYTSAFYRLVKQHLAPGAFLVVQSTSPMFARQSYWSIVATLEGAGLRTWPYHVYVPSFGDWGFVIAGEASYAPPRTLPTGLRYLTVATLPSLFDFPADLQRIPAEPNRLNDQVLVRYYEHEFDAINR
- a CDS encoding DUF350 domain-containing protein — encoded protein: MTESLLNNVSGSAVFAALGIVLFVVAFFIIDLLTPGKLWDEISEKKNTAAAILMGSVAIALGIIVAAAIH
- a CDS encoding DUF4178 domain-containing protein, producing MSTSMAPQATGFTCQGCGASIEMHAQGWAVTVACGQCGALLDATDPNLALLRRGEAVERLPKIPIGTRGTWKGVRWDVIGFQRVEISVEGTAYSWDEYVCFNPYRGFFYLSEYEGHWNVIEKQHRRAEDETGGERPTATFDGLTFKHFQTASAYTTHALGEFPWELRYGDRIIARDFVAPPYILSAEASDNEVTWSLGTYTPPEVIAKAFGLKSLPSPRGVFANQPNPYTDLPKRMFGVFGIAMLVLIGMLVLNAAFASDRVVFNHTYEFARARPQLLAPEAAAGDNEPTGDAFVTEPFQLDGRPSSLAIALSAPLENDWMYVNLALINEATGETREAGRQISYYHGTDSDGSWSEGGRSETLRLSNVPAGRYFLRIQPEGGEPGRGPIPYRVEVRRDQPYYLLYGLAFLVLLVPTILALLPSAGFEGRRWAESDHAPASSGDSDDDE
- a CDS encoding DUF4178 domain-containing protein, producing MTAPANSMSCPNCGATVRFRWAQAVQTTCEYCRSVLVRTDIGLELVGRQASFPATGSPIQIGTEGTWKQQRFTVVGRITYQWPRGRWNEWHCVLADGSSAWLADAQLEYTMTVAAPLPGGGVDLDRLRVGDRQKFMAREYEVAGFVDAAYIGTEGDLPFTSWDKRRCRFVDFQSPDGRFATVDGTEEPPLVFVGEYVRFDDLALRHVREFDGWGPPA
- a CDS encoding S-adenosylmethionine decarboxylase; this translates as MLPSNSRTGSEWIVEAFGCDPERLRDVAALQAVFSAAVQELALHPVGDAVWHRFPHPGGLTGMQMLAESHLTVHTFPEHASACFNLFCCTPRPSWAWRARLAALLGASDVQVRVLPREYAPAPAETGA
- a CDS encoding SPFH domain-containing protein; the encoded protein is MSLGDFLRKQFIDVIQWTESGPGVLMYRFPMRDMEIQSGAQLTVRESQLALFVNEGRAADAFGPGLHTLITQNLPLLTNLMNWDKMFESPFKSDVYFFSTRTQTGQKWGTQQPITIRDKEFGAVRLRAFGMYAFKVSNPAVFQQTVGATDAEYTVAQIEPQLRNAILSGFTSAFAAANVPFLDMAANQAQLATQIAAAVQPAFAQFGLTLDTFTVENLSLPDELQKRLDERISMNIIGDMRTYTAFQAAQSIPIAAANEGGIAGLAAGLGAGVGLGGAITNALAGAAGAPQSPGVAQPPERMAPPVAPSAESKFCINCGTKLPSIAKFCSACGTAQS
- a CDS encoding aminopeptidase P family protein, with product MRPALLLLLALSAAPAAAQPIAFPATKGTRTSGSTAADTLRPFGTLRDQAFRMQKWLEFRMDSVLPRLMRRQGVDMWVVPMREYNEDPVFRALTSPTTFAARRRTIYVFYDRGGDKGIERLALGGTSQGNVFKAVRSTKAVAAPAAGSRSTDRTAELWGDEQWSVLKQVIEERSPRKIAINTSRTFAFADGLSSGEKEGMLEALGPALAAKVVNAEALAVDLIAARSPDEEAFYKDLNALAWAIITEAFSNKVIKPGVTTADDVVWWMRQRVNDLGLGTWFHPSVEVQRPLDSKELVGVNPTILRGDVLHCDFGITALGLNTDTQHMGYVLKAGETDIPAGFKKALANSNRLQDITVEELKPGRTGNQVLASALRRMKEEGIDGTVYSHPIGLNGHGAGALIGLWDYQEGVPGRGDHTIIPGMWYSIELQATTKVPEWGNQPVRSMQEEDVIIDATGRVRWAYGRQTTFHLVR